In a single window of the Gossypium hirsutum isolate 1008001.06 chromosome D02, Gossypium_hirsutum_v2.1, whole genome shotgun sequence genome:
- the LOC107910273 gene encoding stearoyl-[acyl-carrier-protein] 9-desaturase, chloroplastic has protein sequence MAVQFNPMASQTKKLPSYALPPMASLRSPKVSMVSTLPPRSKGVEDLKRPFMAPKLVHQSSHTMPPEKIEIFKSLDDWARDNILIHLKQVDKCWQPKDFLPDPSSDGFEDQVRELRERAKEIPDEYFVVLVGDMITEEALPTYQTMLNTLDGTRDETGASPTSWATWTRAWTAEENRHTDLLNKYLYLCGRVDMRQVEKTIQYLIGSGMDPGTENSPYLGFIYTTFQERATFISHGNTARLAKVHGDMNLAQLCGSIAADEKRHETAYTKILEKLFEIDPDGSVLAFADMMRKKISMPAHLMYDGSDENLFYHYSSVAQRIGVYTARDYADIVEYLVDRWKLKELIGLSPEGREAQEFVCGLAPRIRKLEERAQLRTKESPSVPFSWVSGREVKL, from the exons ATGGCTGTGCAATTCAATCCCATGGCTTCTCAAACTAAGAAACTCCCTTCATATGCTCTTCCACCCATGGCAAGTCTTAGATCTCCCAAGGTTTCTATGGTCTCCACTCTTCCACCTCGCTCCAA AGGGGTTGAAGATCTGAAACGGCCTTTCATGGCTCCAAAGCTGGTACACCAGTCTTCCCACACCATGCCACCTGAGAAGATTGAGATCTTTAAATCTTTGGATGATTGGGCTAGGGATAACATTCTGATTCATCTTAAACAAGTTGATAAATGTTGGCAACCCAAGGATTTTCTTCCCGATCCTTCGTCCGATGGATTTGAAGATCAAGTTAGAGAACTTAGAGAACGGGCAAAGGAGATTCCGGATGAGTACTTTGTCGTGTTGGTTGGTGATATGATCACGGAGGAAGCCCTTCCAACTTACCAAACTATGCTTAATACCTTGGATGGAACTCGTGATGAAACTGGTGCTAGCCCTACTTCTTGGGCAACTTGGACCAGGGCCTGGACTGCCGAAGAAAACAGACACACTGATCTACTTAATAAGTATCTCTACTTGTGTGGGAGAGTGGACATGAGGCAAGTTGAGAAGACCATCCAGTATTTGATCGGTTCAGGAATG GATCCGGGTACGGAGAATAGTCCTTATCTGGGATTCATCTACACAACATTCCAAGAAAGGGCAACTTTTATCTCACATGGGAATACAGCTAGGCTAGCCAAGGTGCATGGTGACATGAATTTGGCTCAGTTATGTGGTTCAATTGCGGCAGATGAAAAGCGCCACGAGACAGCATACACTAAAATCCTTGAAAAGCTCTTTGAGATCGATCCTGATGGGTCAGTCTTGGCATTTGCTGACATGATGAGGAAGAAAATCTCCATGCCAGCCCACTTGATGTATGATGGCAGCGATGAAAACCTTTTCTACCACTACTCGTCTGTCGCACAAAGAATTGGGGTTTACACTGCCCGGGACTATGCTGATATAGTTGAATATCTGGTTGACCGATGGAAGTTGAAGGAACTCATTGGACTTTCACCCGAGGGCCGTGAAGCTCAGGAATTTGTGTGTGGACTTGCACCGAGAATTAGAAAGCTAGAGGAGAGAGCTCAATTGAGGACCAAGGAATCACCCAGTGTTCCATTCAGTTGGGTTTCTGGTAGAGAAGTGAAGCTCTAA